A window from Methylococcus mesophilus encodes these proteins:
- a CDS encoding sensor histidine kinase: MADTHPISWITVIWSMTASACLTLAGVYFIIGLKQRERPAYFLFSLLALTMAAFAGFEYAMMRADSTRVFEELLYWIHIPVFTGTLAVIGFIQAHFRTGRAWLAYAACGVRGLADALNFLSSPNLNYAEITALRHIVLPGGETIAAAEGVRGPWVAIDDLALLLTVAYLADAVVSLWRRGGYDNRRRAALVGSGILCFILIAAGSAILIHAGILHIPYLISLPFLLVLLAMSYELSSDVLQAARLARQLEVSEAELRESQERMRLAAGAADLGLWLWDIAKDEIWTMEQGRALYGIPKDERIDFARFMKTLHADDREAVSESIAKALQNSGDYEGEYRICLPGVGTRWLAARGRVEFDGSGKPLRMRGVSIDITRRKLAEQEVQKQRHELAHLSRVTMLGELSGSLAHELNQPLTAILANAQAARRFLDHEPVDIGEVREILGDIVEEDKRAGEVIRRLHLLFRKGELQYGPVNVNALVEDVLKLVRSDLVNQGIAVVTTLAPALPMVSGDRVQLQQVLLNLVVNACDAMACLDRTEREIRIGTETAAANGIRLTVADRGRGIPAEDLERVFEPFVTTKSQGLGLGLSVCRTIVSAHGGTIRAANNPGRGARLSLILPPLPERADVPA, translated from the coding sequence ATGGCAGATACGCATCCCATAAGCTGGATCACCGTGATCTGGTCCATGACCGCATCGGCCTGCCTGACGCTCGCGGGCGTGTATTTCATCATCGGACTCAAGCAAAGGGAGCGCCCGGCTTATTTCTTGTTTTCCCTCCTCGCCTTGACCATGGCGGCCTTCGCCGGCTTCGAATACGCCATGATGCGCGCGGACTCCACTCGGGTCTTCGAGGAACTGCTCTATTGGATCCATATCCCGGTGTTCACCGGAACCTTGGCGGTGATCGGCTTCATACAGGCGCACTTCCGGACCGGGCGCGCTTGGCTGGCTTACGCTGCCTGTGGCGTGCGTGGACTCGCCGACGCGCTGAACTTTCTGTCCTCGCCCAACCTGAATTACGCGGAAATCACCGCGCTGCGGCACATCGTCCTGCCGGGCGGCGAAACGATCGCCGCGGCGGAGGGCGTCCGCGGACCCTGGGTCGCAATCGACGATTTGGCCTTGCTGCTGACGGTCGCCTACCTCGCCGATGCCGTGGTCTCGCTCTGGCGCCGCGGCGGATATGACAACCGGCGCCGCGCCGCCCTGGTGGGCAGCGGCATCCTGTGCTTCATCCTGATCGCGGCCGGGAGCGCGATCCTGATTCACGCCGGCATCCTCCACATACCTTACCTGATCAGCCTGCCGTTCCTGCTCGTCCTTCTCGCCATGAGTTACGAGCTGAGTTCGGACGTGCTGCAAGCCGCCAGGCTCGCCCGGCAACTGGAAGTCAGCGAAGCCGAACTGCGGGAAAGCCAGGAACGGATGCGCTTGGCGGCCGGCGCCGCCGACCTCGGCCTATGGTTGTGGGACATCGCCAAGGATGAGATATGGACCATGGAGCAAGGCCGTGCCCTCTACGGCATACCGAAGGACGAACGGATCGATTTCGCCCGTTTCATGAAAACCCTGCATGCGGACGACCGCGAAGCGGTCAGCGAATCGATTGCCAAAGCCTTGCAAAACAGCGGCGATTACGAAGGCGAATACCGTATTTGTTTGCCCGGTGTGGGCACGCGTTGGCTTGCGGCCCGGGGAAGGGTGGAATTCGACGGCAGCGGCAAACCGCTCCGGATGCGGGGCGTCTCGATCGACATCACCCGGCGCAAACTGGCGGAACAGGAAGTGCAGAAGCAGCGCCACGAGCTGGCGCATCTGTCCCGCGTGACAATGCTGGGCGAATTGTCCGGCTCGCTGGCCCATGAGTTGAATCAGCCCTTGACCGCCATTCTCGCCAACGCCCAGGCCGCCCGGCGCTTTCTCGATCATGAGCCCGTCGACATCGGCGAAGTCAGAGAGATCCTCGGCGACATCGTGGAAGAAGATAAACGCGCTGGCGAAGTCATCCGCCGCCTCCACCTCCTGTTCCGAAAAGGCGAACTTCAGTACGGCCCTGTGAATGTCAATGCGCTCGTGGAGGACGTGCTGAAGCTGGTCCGCAGCGACCTGGTGAACCAGGGCATCGCCGTCGTCACGACGCTCGCGCCGGCGTTGCCGATGGTTTCCGGTGACAGGGTCCAACTGCAGCAAGTCCTGCTCAATCTGGTGGTGAATGCCTGCGACGCCATGGCGTGCCTGGACCGGACCGAGCGCGAAATCCGGATCGGGACCGAGACCGCGGCGGCCAACGGCATACGGCTTACGGTAGCCGACCGGGGCCGGGGAATTCCGGCGGAGGATTTGGAGCGGGTATTCGAACCCTTCGTCACGACCAAAAGCCAAGGGCTGGGTTTGGGGCTCTCGGTATGCCGCACGATCGTCTCGGCCCACGGCGGCACGATCCGCGCCGCCAACAACCCCGGACGCGGCGCCCGTTTGAGCCTGATTCTCCCGCCTTTGCCGGAACGCGCCGATGTGCCGGCCTGA
- a CDS encoding DUF3313 family protein — protein sequence MRHNKPDGLCLLLALAVSGCSAVKSGSNDAKAIAVAPAPDTGFIADPKRQTRRADLPFQKAWIKPGFDKAPYKELVVAPVNTQYMLEMDWLHNLSSATWIRDVESDIAELAGYFHDQVVKAFKEDPKHRFRVVESAGQHKENALRLELALIEIDPSTPVLHALSWAGPPGTGSAVGAVNQRRAAFEGRIRDLQTGEIVATFADRDMADVGPLDLTRLTWYGPAKGIMDRWAKQFVQIANRKPGEVVTDPTAFTLRPF from the coding sequence ATGCGACACAACAAACCTGACGGCCTTTGCCTTCTGCTGGCCCTGGCGGTTTCCGGCTGTTCGGCGGTGAAATCCGGCAGCAACGATGCCAAGGCGATCGCGGTGGCCCCTGCCCCGGACACCGGTTTCATCGCCGACCCGAAACGCCAGACCCGGCGTGCCGACCTGCCGTTCCAGAAAGCCTGGATCAAACCGGGTTTCGACAAGGCGCCTTACAAGGAGCTCGTCGTCGCGCCGGTCAACACCCAGTACATGCTGGAGATGGACTGGCTGCATAACCTGAGCTCCGCCACCTGGATCAGAGATGTCGAGTCCGACATCGCCGAACTTGCGGGCTATTTCCACGACCAGGTGGTGAAGGCTTTCAAGGAAGACCCGAAACACCGTTTCCGCGTCGTTGAAAGCGCGGGGCAACATAAGGAGAACGCCCTGCGGCTGGAACTCGCCCTGATAGAGATCGACCCATCCACGCCGGTGCTCCATGCCTTGAGCTGGGCCGGCCCGCCGGGCACGGGTTCCGCGGTCGGTGCCGTCAATCAGCGCCGCGCCGCATTCGAAGGCCGTATACGCGATCTCCAGACGGGCGAAATTGTGGCGACTTTCGCCGACCGCGACATGGCCGACGTCGGCCCCCTCGACCTGACCCGCCTCACCTGGTATGGCCCCGCCAAGGGCATCATGGACCGCTGGGCCAAGCAATTCGTACAGATTGCCAACCGCAAGCCCGGCGAAGTGGTGACGGATCCCACGGCGTTTACCCTCAGACCGTTCTGA
- a CDS encoding response regulator transcription factor produces MKFSLLFHTMKKANPDLIAIVDDEEAVCKALRRLMRSAGFAVETFGSAAAFLESLGKQVPLCVILDLHMPGLTGFDVLDRLKAKGMRIPTIVVTGHDTEEAQSRVLATGAAYLRKPVDDRALLDTIASLQGSCPHLLPPDINE; encoded by the coding sequence GTGAAGTTTTCGCTACTGTTCCACACCATGAAGAAAGCCAACCCTGACCTCATTGCGATCGTCGATGACGAGGAGGCCGTGTGCAAGGCATTGCGGCGACTGATGCGGTCCGCCGGCTTTGCGGTGGAAACCTTTGGTTCCGCTGCAGCGTTCCTCGAATCGCTGGGGAAACAGGTACCGCTCTGCGTCATCCTGGACCTTCACATGCCGGGCCTCACCGGTTTCGACGTGCTAGATCGGCTGAAGGCCAAGGGCATGCGTATTCCGACGATCGTCGTGACGGGACACGATACCGAAGAGGCCCAATCCCGGGTCTTGGCGACCGGCGCCGCCTACTTGCGCAAGCCGGTGGACGATCGGGCTCTGCTGGACACCATAGCCTCGCTGCAAGGATCGTGTCCGCACCTTTTACCCCCTGACATTAACGAGTGA
- the kdpF gene encoding K(+)-transporting ATPase subunit F — MSWIHLLGAALALGIFVYLVFALLYPEKF; from the coding sequence ATGAGCTGGATTCATCTGCTGGGCGCGGCGCTCGCGCTGGGAATCTTCGTGTATCTCGTGTTCGCCCTCCTTTATCCGGAGAAATTCTGA
- the kdpA gene encoding potassium-transporting ATPase subunit KdpA encodes MTANGLLQICVYLGVLLALAKPLGSYMAAVYEGRSAAVSLLAPVERFIYRITGVDPEAEMRWTGYVFAFLLFNLLGALAVYLLQRSQGFLPLNPQGLPGVSPDSSLNTAISFATNTNWQGYGGETTMSYLTQMLGLTVQNFVSAASGMAVLVALIRGFVRKNADTIGNFWVDMSRSTLYILLPLSFILALLLIGQGVVQTFGPYQGVPLVEATGYDQPKLDDSGQPVVDANGSPVTEHVTVSEQTLALGPAASQVAIKQLGTNGGGFFNVNSSHPFENPTPFSNFLEMLAILVVSGALCYTFGVMVGDTRQGWVILAAMTLIFVPLLFATVLCEQSGNPAFGVLGLDPAGGNMEGKETRFGIVNSALWATATTAASNGSVNAMHDSFTPLGGLVPMWLMQLGEVVFGGVGSGLYGMLVFAIVAVFVAGLMIGRTPEYLGKKIEAYEMKMAAIVILVPPLVVLGGTAIAVMVDAGKASVFNPGAHGFSEILYAFSSAGNNNGSAFGGLSANTPFYNLMLGLAMWLSRYWLAVPVLAIAGALAAKKYVPPSAGTLPTHTPMFVCLLISVVMIVGALTFIPALALGPIVEHLAMTGAY; translated from the coding sequence ATGACGGCTAACGGTTTGCTGCAAATCTGCGTGTACCTCGGCGTGCTGCTGGCCCTGGCCAAGCCGCTCGGCAGTTACATGGCGGCGGTGTACGAGGGGAGGTCAGCGGCGGTGAGCTTGCTGGCGCCGGTCGAGCGCTTCATCTACCGCATCACCGGGGTCGATCCGGAGGCGGAAATGCGCTGGACCGGCTACGTCTTCGCCTTCCTGCTGTTCAATCTTTTGGGGGCATTGGCGGTTTATCTGCTGCAGCGGTCGCAGGGATTCCTGCCTTTGAATCCCCAGGGATTGCCGGGCGTCAGCCCGGACTCGTCGCTCAACACGGCGATCAGTTTCGCCACCAACACCAACTGGCAGGGCTACGGCGGCGAGACGACCATGAGCTATCTCACCCAGATGCTGGGGCTGACGGTGCAGAACTTCGTGTCGGCCGCCAGTGGCATGGCGGTGCTGGTGGCGCTGATCCGAGGCTTCGTCCGCAAGAACGCCGACACCATCGGCAATTTCTGGGTCGACATGAGCCGCAGCACACTGTACATCCTGCTGCCCTTGTCCTTCATCCTGGCCTTGCTGCTGATCGGGCAGGGCGTGGTTCAAACCTTCGGTCCTTACCAGGGCGTTCCGCTGGTCGAAGCCACCGGTTACGACCAGCCGAAGCTGGACGACAGCGGCCAGCCCGTGGTCGATGCGAATGGCAGCCCGGTGACCGAGCACGTCACGGTCAGCGAGCAGACGCTGGCTTTGGGTCCGGCGGCATCGCAGGTCGCCATCAAGCAACTCGGCACCAACGGCGGCGGCTTCTTCAACGTGAATTCCTCCCATCCGTTCGAGAATCCGACGCCCTTCTCCAATTTCCTGGAGATGCTGGCGATCCTCGTGGTTTCCGGGGCGCTTTGCTACACCTTCGGGGTGATGGTCGGCGATACCCGGCAGGGCTGGGTGATCCTGGCGGCGATGACGCTGATCTTCGTCCCGCTGCTTTTCGCCACCGTCCTCTGCGAGCAGAGCGGCAATCCGGCCTTCGGCGTTCTGGGGCTCGATCCGGCCGGCGGCAACATGGAGGGCAAGGAAACCCGCTTCGGCATCGTCAACTCCGCGCTGTGGGCGACGGCGACGACGGCGGCGTCCAACGGATCGGTCAACGCCATGCACGATTCCTTCACGCCGCTGGGCGGCCTGGTGCCGATGTGGCTGATGCAGCTGGGCGAGGTCGTCTTCGGCGGCGTGGGTTCCGGGCTGTACGGGATGCTCGTGTTCGCCATCGTCGCGGTGTTCGTCGCCGGCCTCATGATCGGCCGCACTCCCGAATACCTGGGCAAGAAGATCGAGGCCTACGAGATGAAGATGGCCGCCATCGTGATCCTGGTACCGCCCTTGGTCGTTCTGGGCGGGACGGCCATCGCCGTCATGGTCGACGCCGGCAAGGCCTCGGTCTTCAATCCGGGCGCCCACGGTTTCAGCGAGATCCTTTACGCCTTCTCGTCCGCCGGCAACAACAACGGCAGCGCCTTCGGCGGGCTGTCGGCCAACACGCCTTTCTACAACCTCATGCTGGGGCTGGCGATGTGGCTTTCGCGCTACTGGCTGGCGGTGCCGGTGCTGGCGATCGCCGGCGCCTTGGCCGCCAAGAAGTACGTGCCGCCGAGCGCAGGCACCTTGCCGACCCATACGCCGATGTTCGTGTGCCTGCTGATCAGCGTGGTCATGATCGTCGGCGCCTTGACCTTCATTCCGGCGCTGGCTCTTGGCCCCATCGTCGAACACCTCGCGATGACCGGCGCGTATTAA
- the kdpB gene encoding potassium-transporting ATPase subunit KdpB, with the protein MTHQTAKQGLFDREILAEALLDSFRKLAPQTQLKNPVMFVVYVGSLLTTVLYVQSLVGQGEAPSGFILAITLWLWFTVLFANFAEAVAEGRAKAQAASLRSAKRDVMAKKLDEPRYGANYSKVAGSSLRRGDVVLIEAGDFIPGDGEVIEGVASVNESAITGESAPVIRESGGDFSSVTGGTRVLSDWLVVRITVNPGEAFLDRMIAMVEGAKRQKTPNEIALTILLVALTLIFLMATVTLLPFSIYGVETSGSGQPITITVLVALLVCLIPTTIGGLLSAIGVAGIGRMMRKNVIATSGRAVEAAGDVDVLLLDKTGTITLGNRQASAFLPLQGIGQQELADAAQLASLADETPEGRSVVVLAKQKYGLRERDVQSLGATFVHFSAQTRMSGVNLEGRQIRKGAADAIRAYVEEQGGAFPEEAQKLVHDVARRGSTPLVVAESDRALGVIELKDIVKGGIKERFVELRRMGIKTVMITGDNPLTAAAIAAEAGVDDFLAEATPEAKLKLIRGYQAEGRLVAMTGDGTNDAPALAQADVAVAMNSGTQAAKEAGNMVDLDSNPTKLIEIVETGKQMLMTRGALTTFSIANDVAKYFAIIPAAFATTYPALNALNIMGLATHASAILSAVIFNALIIVVLIPLALTGVAYRPVGASVLLRNNLLIYGVGGLIVPFIGIKLIDLLLVALDLV; encoded by the coding sequence ATGACCCATCAAACCGCGAAACAAGGCCTGTTCGACCGCGAGATCCTGGCGGAGGCTTTGCTGGACTCGTTCCGCAAGCTGGCGCCGCAGACACAGTTGAAGAACCCGGTGATGTTCGTCGTCTACGTCGGCAGCCTGCTGACGACGGTGTTGTATGTTCAGTCCCTGGTCGGTCAGGGTGAGGCGCCTTCGGGGTTCATTCTGGCGATCACGCTCTGGCTCTGGTTCACCGTGTTGTTCGCCAATTTCGCCGAGGCGGTGGCGGAAGGGCGGGCTAAGGCCCAGGCCGCATCCCTGCGCAGCGCCAAGCGCGACGTCATGGCGAAAAAGCTGGACGAACCGCGCTACGGCGCCAACTACAGCAAGGTCGCGGGGTCGAGCCTGCGCCGCGGCGATGTGGTGCTGATCGAAGCCGGCGATTTCATCCCCGGCGACGGCGAAGTGATCGAAGGCGTGGCCTCGGTCAACGAAAGCGCCATCACCGGAGAAAGCGCGCCGGTGATCCGCGAGTCAGGCGGCGACTTCAGCTCGGTCACCGGGGGCACGCGGGTGCTGTCGGACTGGCTGGTGGTGCGGATCACGGTCAATCCGGGCGAGGCCTTCCTCGACCGCATGATCGCCATGGTCGAAGGCGCCAAGCGCCAGAAGACCCCGAACGAGATCGCCCTGACCATCCTGCTGGTGGCGCTGACCCTGATCTTCCTGATGGCAACCGTGACCCTGCTGCCGTTTTCGATCTACGGCGTGGAGACCTCCGGTTCCGGCCAGCCGATCACCATTACCGTGCTGGTGGCGCTCCTGGTGTGCCTGATTCCCACCACGATCGGCGGCCTGCTTTCGGCCATCGGCGTGGCCGGCATCGGCCGGATGATGCGCAAGAACGTGATCGCCACCTCGGGCCGGGCCGTGGAGGCGGCGGGTGACGTGGACGTGCTGCTGCTCGATAAGACCGGCACCATCACGCTGGGCAACCGCCAGGCCTCGGCCTTCCTGCCGCTGCAAGGGATCGGCCAGCAGGAACTGGCGGATGCCGCGCAATTGGCGTCGCTGGCGGACGAAACGCCGGAAGGCCGCAGCGTGGTCGTGCTGGCCAAGCAAAAGTACGGGCTCAGGGAGCGGGACGTGCAATCCTTGGGCGCCACCTTCGTGCACTTCAGCGCCCAGACCCGGATGAGCGGTGTCAACCTGGAAGGGCGGCAGATCCGCAAGGGCGCGGCCGACGCCATCCGCGCCTATGTGGAAGAGCAGGGCGGCGCGTTCCCCGAGGAGGCGCAGAAGCTGGTCCACGACGTGGCGCGGCGCGGCAGCACCCCGCTGGTGGTGGCCGAGAGCGACCGTGCGCTGGGCGTGATCGAGCTGAAGGACATCGTCAAGGGCGGTATCAAGGAGCGTTTCGTCGAGCTGCGCCGGATGGGCATCAAGACTGTCATGATCACCGGCGACAACCCGCTGACCGCGGCCGCCATCGCCGCTGAAGCGGGCGTGGACGATTTCCTGGCGGAAGCGACGCCCGAGGCCAAGCTCAAGCTGATCCGCGGCTACCAGGCCGAAGGCCGGCTGGTGGCGATGACCGGCGATGGCACCAACGACGCCCCGGCGCTGGCCCAGGCGGACGTCGCGGTGGCCATGAACAGCGGCACCCAGGCAGCGAAGGAAGCCGGCAACATGGTGGACCTGGATTCCAATCCCACCAAGCTGATCGAGATCGTCGAGACCGGCAAGCAAATGCTGATGACCCGCGGCGCGCTCACCACTTTCAGCATTGCCAACGACGTGGCGAAATATTTCGCCATCATTCCCGCGGCGTTCGCGACCACTTATCCCGCGCTCAATGCCCTCAACATCATGGGGCTTGCCACGCATGCCAGCGCCATTCTGTCCGCGGTGATCTTCAACGCCCTCATCATCGTCGTGCTCATCCCGCTGGCGCTGACCGGCGTGGCGTACCGGCCGGTCGGCGCTTCGGTGCTGTTGCGCAACAACCTGCTGATCTATGGCGTGGGCGGACTGATCGTGCCCTTCATCGGCATCAAGCTGATCGACCTGCTGCTCGTCGCCCTGGATCTCGTTTAG
- the kdpC gene encoding potassium-transporting ATPase subunit KdpC, whose product MTTHFKPALLMLLVWTAITGIAYPVLVTHLGQLLFPRQANGSLIEKDGKPLGSALVGQLFGDPKYFWSRPSATAPHAYNAGASSGSNQGPTNPALAEAIKGRVRALRDADPGNPAPVPADLVTASGSGLDPHISPAAAAYQVARVARVRNLAETKLRELVAQHTEGRQFGFLGEPRVNVLMLNLALDAAE is encoded by the coding sequence ATGACTACGCACTTCAAACCCGCTCTGCTCATGCTTCTGGTATGGACCGCGATTACCGGCATCGCCTACCCCGTGCTGGTGACCCATCTGGGGCAACTGCTGTTTCCCCGCCAGGCCAACGGCAGTCTGATCGAAAAGGACGGAAAACCGCTGGGCTCGGCACTTGTCGGCCAGCTCTTCGGCGACCCGAAATATTTCTGGAGCCGCCCGTCCGCGACCGCACCGCACGCCTATAACGCCGGGGCCTCCAGCGGTTCCAATCAGGGGCCCACCAACCCGGCGCTGGCCGAAGCCATCAAGGGACGCGTCCGGGCCCTGAGGGACGCCGATCCCGGCAACCCGGCGCCGGTGCCCGCCGATCTGGTCACGGCCTCAGGCAGCGGCCTGGACCCGCATATCAGCCCGGCAGCCGCCGCTTACCAGGTGGCGCGCGTCGCCAGGGTCCGAAATTTGGCGGAAACGAAGCTCAGGGAACTGGTTGCGCAGCACACCGAAGGCCGCCAGTTCGGGTTTCTGGGCGAGCCGCGGGTGAACGTCCTGATGCTCAACCTGGCGCTGGATGCGGCGGAGTGA
- a CDS encoding BrnT family toxin: MEFEWDQDKATKNEKKHGITFVEATTVFGDPLELTISDPDHSAGEYRFLSIGRSNLGNLLVVSYTERLQSHIRIISARKATKQEQKYYEQNH, encoded by the coding sequence GTGGAATTCGAGTGGGACCAGGACAAGGCGACGAAAAATGAAAAGAAACACGGAATTACCTTCGTCGAGGCGACAACTGTGTTCGGCGATCCGCTGGAATTGACTATCTCAGACCCAGATCATTCTGCGGGAGAATATCGTTTCCTCAGCATTGGTCGATCTAACCTCGGGAATTTGTTGGTGGTCTCCTACACTGAGAGGCTTCAGAGCCACATCCGCATTATCAGCGCCCGTAAAGCAACAAAGCAGGAACAGAAATATTATGAGCAAAACCACTGA
- a CDS encoding magnesium and cobalt transport protein CorA, with protein sequence MVVNCIAYKQGRRVGEIAIDDISEILKQDGTFVWLGLREPETGMLGKIQQEFGLHELAIEDACSAHQRPKLEEYGESLFLVLQTAQLVDDAVQFGETHLFIGPRFLVSIRHGSPFSYQKVRERCENLPRSLAVGPGFAVYAIMDFIVDGYGPVVDGLQERFERLEGDVFNHQFSRRTQEQLYTLKRELLMVRGAAEPLLDICSQLTRFHADLFPKEMRFYFRDISDHVKRIDQAVDRMREMLTSAMQVHLTLVTVRQNEVVKRLAGWGAILAVPTMVFSLYGVNFKYMPELEWEYSYPTMLAVVTLGCAILYRRLKNARWL encoded by the coding sequence ATGGTGGTGAATTGCATCGCCTACAAGCAGGGGCGGCGGGTCGGTGAGATCGCCATCGACGACATCAGCGAGATACTGAAACAGGACGGCACCTTCGTCTGGCTGGGCCTGCGTGAGCCGGAGACGGGCATGCTGGGAAAAATCCAGCAGGAATTCGGTCTGCACGAGCTGGCAATTGAGGACGCCTGTTCGGCGCATCAGCGCCCGAAACTGGAAGAGTACGGTGAATCGCTGTTCCTGGTGCTGCAGACCGCTCAACTGGTGGACGACGCCGTCCAGTTCGGCGAGACCCATTTGTTCATCGGCCCGCGTTTCCTGGTTTCGATCCGGCATGGGTCGCCGTTCAGTTATCAGAAGGTGCGGGAGCGCTGCGAAAATCTGCCCCGCTCGCTTGCCGTGGGTCCGGGCTTTGCGGTGTACGCCATCATGGATTTCATCGTCGACGGCTACGGCCCCGTCGTGGACGGACTGCAGGAACGGTTCGAACGTCTGGAGGGAGACGTCTTCAACCACCAGTTCAGCCGCCGGACTCAGGAGCAGCTTTATACGCTGAAACGCGAACTACTGATGGTGCGAGGTGCGGCGGAACCGCTGCTCGACATCTGCAGCCAGTTGACGCGTTTCCATGCGGACCTGTTTCCCAAGGAGATGCGGTTCTATTTCCGGGACATTTCCGACCACGTCAAACGCATCGACCAGGCCGTCGACCGGATGCGGGAGATGCTGACATCGGCCATGCAGGTGCACCTGACGCTGGTCACGGTGCGCCAGAACGAAGTGGTAAAGCGTTTGGCCGGCTGGGGCGCCATTCTCGCGGTTCCCACCATGGTGTTCAGCCTTTACGGGGTCAATTTCAAATATATGCCCGAGCTGGAGTGGGAATACAGCTATCCCACCATGCTGGCCGTCGTCACCCTGGGTTGCGCGATTCTGTACCGGAGGCTGAAAAATGCGCGCTGGTTGTGA